The Kribbella sp. HUAS MG21 genome includes the window CGCTGAAGTTCGTCCTGACCGGCGGCGAGGACCACGCGCTCGTGGGTACTTTCGAGCCGGCCGACGTCCCCGAGGGCTGGACCGTGATCGGCTCGGTTGCTGAAGGCAACGAGGAACGCCCGGCCGGGACCGTGACCGTGGACGGCTCGCCGTATGCTGCGGACACCGGTCACGCCCATTTCAGGAGTTGAGAATGCCGGCTGAGAGTGCGCCGCCCCGAGTGCTGACGATCGCCGGATCCGACTCCGGCGGCGGAGCCGGGATCCAGGCGGACCTGAAGGCGATGCTCGCCAACGGCGTGCACGGGATGAGTGTGCTGACCGCGATCACCGCGCAGAACAGCCTCGGCGTCCAGGGCGCCTGGGAGCTGCCGGAGGAGCAGGTGCGCGCGCAGTTCCACAGCGTCGTGGACGACATCGGGGTCGACGCGGTGAAGACCGGCATGCTGGCGTCCGCGTCGATGGTCCGGGTCGTCGCCTCGTTGCTGCGGACGCTGCCGCCGGAGGTGCCCGTGGTGGTGGACCCGGTGTCGGTGTCGAAGCACGGCGACGCGCTGCTCGCCGCCGACGCGATGGACGCCGTACGGGCCGAGATCGTCCCGCTCGCCACGGTCCTCACGCCGAACCTCACCGAGCTGGGCCCTGTCTCCGGGATCGAGCTGGAGACAGTAGAGGACCGAGAGCTCGCCGCGAAGGAACTACTGGGTGCCGGTGCGTCCTGGGTGCTGGTGAAGGGCGGCCACGACGTCGGTACGGCGTCCGTCGACGTCCTGCACGGCCCTGGGGTACGGCGTTCGTACAGTGCCGTTCGCGCTGACAACCGGCACACCCACGGCACCGGGTGCACGCTGGCCAGCACCATCGCGTCGTACCTGGCCAGGGGGTACGACGTGCCGAGCGCGGTCGGCGCCGCGAAGGAGTACGTGACCGGAGCGATCGCGGCCGGGTTCGCGTTGGGCGACGGCATCGGCCCGGTCGACCACGGCTGGAGATTTCGAGGGAGTAGCAGTTGATCAAGCAGCAGCCCCCGGTCGACGGGTACTGCGAGCAGTGCGGCTTCAACTACGACACGGGTGACTTGCAGGGCACGGTGACGCTGCTCATCAAGCAGGCCGCGGACTGCAGCATGGCGCTGACGAAGGCGGCTGCCGGTCCGGACCCGAACGTGGTGCGGCTGCGGCCGGAGCCGGAGGTGTGGTCGGCGATCGAGTACGCGTGCCACGTGCGCGACGTCCTCGAGGTGCAGCGGCAGCGGATCGCGCAGTGCCTGGCGGAGGACCGGCCGGTGTACGCGCCGATGGACCGGACCGGGCGGGTGAAGCAGCAGAAGTACGAGGACCAGGACCCGGTGGAGGTTGCGGCCGCGCTGATGCGGTTCGCACGCGAGTTCGGGGCGGCGGCGCGGGTGCTGCGGCCGCAGGAGCTGGGCAAGCTCGGGCTGTACAACTACCCGGTGCGGGCACCGCGGTCGCTGGGCTGGATCATCCGGCATACCGCGCACGAGATCCAGCACCACCGGCACGACATCACCGAGATCCTGGCGCAGGTGGAGCCGCCGATCGTGCCCAAGCCGCGTGTCGAGGAGCCTGCGGAGGCAGAGGCCGCCGACTAACGCTGGGCGACCCAGGTCGCGATGGCCGGCTCGCTGGTGAGCTGGTCGACGGCCAACGCGGCCGCTCCTCTCAGAGGCCCGTCAGGCTGGTGGGTCGCGGCCAGCACCGGCGGGGGAGCGCTGCGGTGGAACGTCATCAGCCCGCTTAGATAGGCCTCCGCGAACGTGTCCTCGGCGGCTGCCCGCAGTGGGATGGCCAGGCTGCCGATGGTCACCACGTCCGGGTCGTGCGCGTTCACGAGACCTGCGATGCCGTAGCCCAGTGCGGCGACCACCTTGGTCACGGCTGCGCGTGCTGCGCGGTCAGTGCGCCGTAGTACCTGCTCTGTGTAGCCAACGGGGTCGTCCGGCGTCGGCTCCTTCAGATAGCGCGCGAGAGCGCGTCCGTCGATCTCCAGGTCCCAGCAGCCGCGGGCGCCGCACGGACACGCCCTGGCGCGATCGCCGAAGGGCATGTGTCCGTACTCGCCACCTGCTCCGGCCGCGCCCTGTGCTGGTACGCCGTCGATGAGGAGGGTCCCGCCGATACCCACCTCGATGATGAGGTGCACCGCCGTACCAGCTCCGGCAGCAGCGCCAGTGCGGGCCTCCGCCACGCCGCTGAGCGTTGCGTCGTTGCCGGCGAGCAGCGGTACGTCGACGCCGGCCGTGACCTGCGTGAGGTCCTGCTCAACCCACTCGAGTGTCGGCGCCTGCATCAGGCGGTTGTCGCGGACAGTGCCCGGTACGGCGAGACTCACCAGCTGCAGGCGAGCGCCGTACTGCTGCTTGGCGCGCTGCACCTCCCGCTGGAGGTTGCTCAGCACGACCTGTGCGCGCCTACTCCGGTGCCGCTTGTACTGCGGCTCGTGCAGCGACCCGTCGAGCGCCACGATCGCACTGCGCCAGCTGCTCTGCCGCAGGTCGAGTGCGAGCACCACGGGTCCTTCCGGATGCGCCTGCAACACAGTGGTCGGTCGCCCGCGGCCCTGTGTGGGAGCGGGTGCTTCCGTCAGGAGATGCACGTCGCGTAGCCGAGCGGTCACCTCCGTGGCCGAACCTGTGCTCAGCCGCAGTGTGCGCGCGACCTCGGTCCGGGTGATCCCCGGTTGACGGGCGAGTTGGGTCAGGACCGCG containing:
- the thiD gene encoding bifunctional hydroxymethylpyrimidine kinase/phosphomethylpyrimidine kinase; this translates as MPAESAPPRVLTIAGSDSGGGAGIQADLKAMLANGVHGMSVLTAITAQNSLGVQGAWELPEEQVRAQFHSVVDDIGVDAVKTGMLASASMVRVVASLLRTLPPEVPVVVDPVSVSKHGDALLAADAMDAVRAEIVPLATVLTPNLTELGPVSGIELETVEDRELAAKELLGAGASWVLVKGGHDVGTASVDVLHGPGVRRSYSAVRADNRHTHGTGCTLASTIASYLARGYDVPSAVGAAKEYVTGAIAAGFALGDGIGPVDHGWRFRGSSS
- a CDS encoding DinB family protein, which produces MIKQQPPVDGYCEQCGFNYDTGDLQGTVTLLIKQAADCSMALTKAAAGPDPNVVRLRPEPEVWSAIEYACHVRDVLEVQRQRIAQCLAEDRPVYAPMDRTGRVKQQKYEDQDPVEVAAALMRFAREFGAAARVLRPQELGKLGLYNYPVRAPRSLGWIIRHTAHEIQHHRHDITEILAQVEPPIVPKPRVEEPAEAEAAD
- a CDS encoding ROK family protein; protein product: MLALDLRQSSWRSAIVALDGSLHEPQYKRHRSRRAQVVLSNLQREVQRAKQQYGARLQLVSLAVPGTVRDNRLMQAPTLEWVEQDLTQVTAGVDVPLLAGNDATLSGVAEARTGAAAGAGTAVHLIIEVGIGGTLLIDGVPAQGAAGAGGEYGHMPFGDRARACPCGARGCWDLEIDGRALARYLKEPTPDDPVGYTEQVLRRTDRAARAAVTKVVAALGYGIAGLVNAHDPDVVTIGSLAIPLRAAAEDTFAEAYLSGLMTFHRSAPPPVLAATHQPDGPLRGAAALAVDQLTSEPAIATWVAQR